A window from Helicobacter pylori NQ4053 encodes these proteins:
- a CDS encoding DNA cytosine methyltransferase, translating into MLVSRFLNAIDPFNLGVLLSRFQIKNGCIYGVCSYRASKFTSGYEESKARVLNALNILSAHQIWQSNQESVTKIKGTFVFILENDLNLDENAFYKKLLNLLIDNDFFNRSHLVTPSNGTNSHPELHRSITPREAARIQSFSDDYIFYGNKTSVCKQIGNAVPPLLALALGKAILKSTRNDTDLSR; encoded by the coding sequence TTGCTTGTTTCTCGCTTTTTAAACGCTATTGATCCCTTTAATTTAGGGGTGTTGTTGAGCCGTTTTCAAATTAAAAATGGTTGTATTTATGGGGTGTGCTCTTATAGGGCTTCAAAATTTACCTCTGGCTATGAAGAAAGCAAAGCACGAGTTTTAAACGCTCTCAATATTTTAAGCGCGCATCAAATTTGGCAATCCAATCAAGAAAGCGTTACAAAAATCAAAGGAACTTTTGTTTTCATTTTAGAAAACGACTTAAATTTAGACGAAAACGCTTTTTATAAGAAACTTTTAAACCTGCTCATAGACAACGACTTTTTTAACCGCTCTCATTTAGTAACTCCGAGCAATGGCACCAACTCCCACCCTGAATTGCACCGCTCTATCACGCCCAGAGAAGCCGCCAGGATACAGAGTTTTAGCGATGATTATATCTTTTATGGTAATAAAACGAGCGTTTGTAAGCAAATCGGTAACGCTGTGCCCCCTCTTCTAGCCCTAGCCTTAGGCAAAGCGATCTTAAAAAGCACAAGAAATGATACAGATTTATCACGCTGA
- a CDS encoding agmatine deiminase family protein encodes MKRMLAEFEKIQAILMAFPHEFGDWAYCIEEARESFLHIIQTIAQHAKVLVCVHTNDIIGYETLKNLPGVEIARIDTNDTWARDFGAISVENQGVLECLDFGFNGWGLKYPSNLDNQVNFKLKHLGFLKHPLKTMPYILEGGSIESDGAGSVLTNTQCLLEKNRNPHLNQNGIENMLKKELGAKQVLWYSYGYLKGDDTDSHTDTLARFLNKDTIVYSACEDENDEHYTALKKMQEELKTFKKLDGTPYKLIPLEIPKAIYDANQQRLPATYVNFLLCNNALIVPTYNDHKDALILETLKQHTPLEVIGVDCNTLIKQHGSLHCVTMQLY; translated from the coding sequence ATGAAAAGAATGTTAGCGGAGTTTGAAAAAATCCAAGCGATTTTAATGGCGTTCCCCCATGAGTTTGGCGACTGGGCGTATTGCATTGAAGAGGCCAGAGAGAGCTTTTTACACATCATTCAAACCATAGCCCAACACGCTAAAGTGTTAGTGTGCGTCCATACTAACGATATTATCGGTTATGAAACGCTTAAAAACTTACCCGGTGTAGAGATCGCAAGGATTGACACCAACGACACATGGGCTAGGGATTTTGGAGCGATCAGCGTTGAAAATCAGGGCGTTTTGGAGTGCTTGGATTTTGGCTTTAATGGCTGGGGGTTAAAATACCCGTCCAATTTAGACAATCAGGTGAATTTCAAGCTCAAACATTTAGGGTTTTTAAAACACCCTTTAAAAACGATGCCCTATATTTTAGAGGGCGGGAGCATAGAAAGCGATGGGGCCGGGAGCGTTTTAACCAACACCCAATGCCTGCTAGAAAAAAATCGTAACCCCCATTTGAATCAAAATGGAATAGAAAACATGCTTAAAAAGGAATTAGGGGCTAAACAAGTGCTGTGGTATTCTTATGGCTATTTAAAGGGCGATGATACCGATAGCCATACCGACACGCTCGCTCGTTTTTTAAATAAAGACACCATTGTTTATAGCGCATGCGAGGATGAAAACGATGAGCATTACACAGCCTTAAAAAAAATGCAAGAAGAATTAAAAACCTTTAAAAAACTAGACGGCACGCCTTATAAACTCATCCCCCTAGAAATCCCCAAAGCCATTTATGATGCAAACCAACAACGCTTGCCGGCGACTTATGTGAATTTTTTATTGTGCAATAACGCTCTGATTGTCCCCACTTACAACGACCATAAAGACGCGCTCATTTTAGAAACCTTAAAACAACACACGCCCTTAGAAGTGATAGGGGTTGATTGTAATACTCTAATCAAACAGCATGGGAGTTTGCATTGTGTAACGATGCAGCTTTATTGA
- a CDS encoding DNA-methyltransferase: protein MIQIYHADAFEIINDFHQQNLKVDAIITDPPYNISVKNNFSTLKSAKRQGIDFGEWDKNFKLLEWITHYAPLVNPNGCMVVFCSYRFISYIADFLEENGFVVKDFIQWVKTNPMPRNIHRRYVQDTEFALWAVKKKAKWVFNKPEDKKYLRPLILKSPVVSGIERVKHPTQKSLALMEKIISIHTNPNDIVLDPFMGSGTTGLACKNLKRNFIGIESEKEYFQIAQKRLS from the coding sequence ATGATACAGATTTATCACGCTGACGCTTTTGAAATCATCAATGATTTTCACCAGCAAAATTTAAAAGTGGATGCGATCATCACGGATCCTCCTTACAACATTTCGGTTAAAAACAATTTTTCCACCCTAAAGAGCGCTAAAAGGCAAGGCATAGATTTTGGGGAATGGGATAAAAATTTCAAGCTTTTAGAATGGATCACACATTACGCCCCTTTAGTCAATCCAAACGGCTGCATGGTGGTTTTTTGCTCTTACAGGTTTATAAGCTATATCGCTGATTTTTTAGAAGAAAACGGCTTTGTAGTCAAAGACTTTATCCAATGGGTTAAAACCAATCCCATGCCAAGAAACATCCACCGGCGCTATGTCCAAGACACAGAATTTGCCCTATGGGCGGTTAAAAAGAAAGCCAAATGGGTGTTTAACAAACCTGAAGATAAAAAATATTTACGGCCTTTGATCTTAAAAAGCCCTGTGGTGAGCGGGATTGAAAGAGTGAAACACCCCACGCAAAAAAGCCTAGCCTTAATGGAAAAAATCATTTCCATCCACACAAACCCTAATGACATCGTGCTAGATCCTTTCATGGGGAGCGGCACCACCGGCTTAGCGTGCAAAAATTTAAAACGAAATTTTATCGGTATAGAATCAGAAAAAGAATATTTTCAAATCGCGCAAAAGCGTTTGAGCTAG